Proteins encoded within one genomic window of Onychostoma macrolepis isolate SWU-2019 chromosome 11, ASM1243209v1, whole genome shotgun sequence:
- the LOC131549144 gene encoding proline rich transmembrane protein 1B-like: protein MSQSVPPPYYPNTGYQISRVNPIPSGYPNQPYGAPAGPQGPYTQQPYPGMSAYPQVAYVGQTGVTVQPTVFVAPVQAAPDYLCYSIFTMLFCCLPLGIAAVVYSCYTRDANLAGQRELAMSNSRAALILNNVALGIGLTIIVMANALIFTV from the exons ATGAGTCAGTCTGTGCCGCCACCATACTATCCCAACACAGGATACCAGATTTCAAGAGTCAATCCCATCCCTTCTGGATATCCAAACCAACCGTACGGGGCTCCAGCAGGCCCTCAGGGCCCGTATACCCAACAGCCATATCCAGGGATGTCTGCGTATCCCCAGGTAGCGTATGTTGGTCAAACTGGGGTTACGGTTCAACCCACTGTGTTTGTGGCTCCAGTGCAGGCTGCTCCGGATTACTTGTGCTACTCCATCTTTACCATGCTGTTCTGCTGTTTACCCCTGGGCATCGCCGCTGTCGTCTACTCGTGCTAC ACTCGAGATGCTAACTTGGCTGGACAGCGAGAGTTAGCGATGAGCAACTCCCGAGCGGCGTTGATCCTGAACAATGTGGCTCTCGGTATCGGCCTCACAATCATTGTCATGGCCAATGCCCTCATATTTACAGTTTGA
- the ralbb gene encoding v-ral simian leukemia viral oncogene homolog Bb (ras related), translating to MAANKSKNQSSLVLHKVIMVGSGGVGKSALTLQFMYDEFVEDYEPTKADSYRKKVVLDGEEVQIDILDTAGQEDYAAIRDNYFRSGEGFLLVFSITEPESFSATSEFREQILRVKAEEDKIPLLLVGNKSDLEDRRQVSADEARTKADEWSVQYVETSAKTRANVDKVFFDLMREVRTKKMSENKEKNGKKSGKKKKSLKERCMLL from the exons ATGGCAGCAAATAAGAGCAAGAACCAGAGTTCCCTGGTTCTGCACAAGGTGATCATGGTGGGCAGCGGCGGCGTGGGAAAATCAGCCCTGACTCTGCAGTTCATGTACGACGAG TTTGTGGAGGACTACGAACCCACCAAGGCTGACAGTTACCGGAAGAAGGTGGTGCTGGATGGAGAGGAGGTGCAGATTGATATTTTGGATACGGCGGGGCAGGAAGACTACGCCGCCATCAGGGACAACTACTTCCGCAGCGGAGAGGGTTTCCTTCTGGTTTTCTCCATCACAGAGCCCGAGTCCTTCAGCGCCACGTCAGAGTTCAG AGAGCAGATCCTGAGAGTGAAAGCGGAGGAGGATAAAATCCCTCTGTTATTGGTGGGGAATAAGTCAGATTTGGAGGACAGGAGGCAGGTGTCTGCGGACGAGGCCCGAACCAAAGCGGACGAGTGGTCTGTCCAGTATGTGGAAACATCAGCCAAAACCAGAGCGAACGTCGACAAG GTCTTCTTTGACTTGATGAGGGAGGTGCGGACGAAGAAGATGTCCGAGAACAAGGAGAAGAACGGGAAGAAGAGTggcaagaagaagaaaagtctGAAAGAGAGATGCATGCTGCTTTGA